In Sulfitobacter faviae, the genomic window CAACCCACATCATGACACTGGCTGCACCCGAAGGGCGCCTGCCGGACATCGAAAAGGCCGTTGCGGTGACTGGTTACAGCTTCGACCGGATCGAGGACAATGCAGACATTCCGCCAAATCCGGCCCATCAGGACCCGGCCTACCGCCGTGCCCTCTGGATCGTCGTGATCCTGAACGTGGGATACGGGGTCCTCGAAATGATCGGCGGTTTCATTTCCGGATCGCAGGCCGTGAAGGCCGATGCGCTCGATTTCATCGGCGATGGCGCGATCACCTTCCTCGGCCTGCTGGCCATCGGCTGGAGCCTCGCTTGGCGGGCACGGTCGGCTCTGATCCAAGGCATCTTCCTCGGGCTCCTCGGTCTTGGCGTCCTCGGCACAACCATCGTTCGGGTCTTCGAACAGACGACGCCGGATGCAGGTCTCATGGGCCTGCTCGGTATGATCGCCCTTGTCGTGAACGTCGTCTCCGTTCTGCCGCTGCTGCGATTCCGCAAGGGCGACGCGAACATGCGGGCTGTCTGGCTGTTCTCGCGCAACGACGCTATCGGCAATGCGGCGGTCGTCATCGCCGCCGGTCTCGTGGCGTGGCTGGGCAGCGCGTGGCCCGACCTTAT contains:
- a CDS encoding cation transporter, translating into MANTDNEIADAPLFRYRVSGMDCAKDAAQIERAAQSAGVAPGDVKVSAATHIMTLAAPEGRLPDIEKAVAVTGYSFDRIEDNADIPPNPAHQDPAYRRALWIVVILNVGYGVLEMIGGFISGSQAVKADALDFIGDGAITFLGLLAIGWSLAWRARSALIQGIFLGLLGLGVLGTTIVRVFEQTTPDAGLMGLLGMIALVVNVVSVLPLLRFRKGDANMRAVWLFSRNDAIGNAAVVIAAGLVAWLGSAWPDLIVAFGIAGLFLHSAWAIIRDARGDLKATA